From Scylla paramamosain isolate STU-SP2022 chromosome 18, ASM3559412v1, whole genome shotgun sequence, one genomic window encodes:
- the LOC135109213 gene encoding low-density lipoprotein receptor-related protein 8-like — MAKWLLVTVFVSAALAFAAPQDGEDKDVLQGNLKYEHEDEKPMPQSKAERNLFTLPQSTAFPASPSRRPLWAPSTSHGGSGTDGKKWFLQHAANIIGANMSARPTDCGSDDVYLCGSDVICLPQVCDGVADCPNWEDETDCECLGDSFVCDSVVCIDSSMVCDGAKDCVDGTDEEQCDSTITTPSTTATQNTTSPGAPTTTTTTTITTTTTTTTTTRPSCRNGVRPRLCKDRKTYACFCDGVVECPRGEDEYRCKPEGCQPGQWRCRCDGTCIPQHAVCNRCKDCPDGSDERGCVPGTGWWRCRRGGWIRMWQRCDGRRDCRDGSDEWLCPQKHHCHGTHHWLSSLSRRSRLKHLLDLFDDDDVYRDSEEDSGEDWND; from the exons atgGCCAAGTGGCTTCTTGTGACTGTGTTCGTGTCAGCCGCCCTTGCTTTCGCGGCGCCACAG GATGGAGAGGACAAGGATGTGTTACAGGGGAATTTAAAGTACGAGCATGAGGATGAGAAGCCAATGCCTCAGTCCAAGGCAGAGAGAAATTTGTTTACCTTGCCTCAATCTACTGCGTTCCCCGCCTCCCCGTCCCGACGACCACTGTGGGCGCCGAGCACCAGCCATGGAGGCTCGGGGACGGATGGCAAGAAGTGGTTCCTTCAACATGCCG caaACATTATTGGGGCAAACATGTCGGCAAGGCCAACTGACTGTGGCTCCGATGACGTGTACCTGTGTGGCAGCGATGTGATCTGCTTGCCCCAAGTGTGTGACGGCGTAGCGGACTGTCCTAACTGGGAGGACGAGACTGACTGTG AATGCCTCGGGGACAGCTTTGTTTGTGACAGCGTCGTGTGCATCGACAGCAGTATGGTGTGTGATGGGGCGAAGGACTGTGTTGACGGCACGGACGAGGAGCAGTGCG actccaccatcaccaccccgaGCACAACTGCAACCCAGAACACCACTTCCCCTGGCgcccccactaccaccaccaccaccaccatcaccaccaccaccaccaccaccaccaccaccaggccctCTTGTAGGAACGGCGTCCGTCCCAGACTCTGCAAGGACCGCAAGACGTACGCCTGCTTCTGTGATGGCGTGGTGGAGTGTCCCAGGGGCGAGGATGAATACCGATGCAAACCAG AGGGGTGTCAGCCCGGGCAGTGGCGGTGTAGGTGTGACGGCACTTGCATCCCGCAGCACGCTGTTTGTAATCGATGCAAAGACTGCCCGGACGGCTCTGACGAACGCGGCTGTGTCCcag GCacagggtggtggaggtgccgGAGGGGCGGGTGGATCAGGATGTGGCAGCGGTGTGATGGACGAAGGGACTGCCGCGACGGATCTGACGAGTGGCTCTGTCCTCAAAAGCACCACTGTCACGGCACACACCACTGGCTCTCCTCCCTGTCCCGGCGCTCACGACTCAAACACCTACTGGACCTCTTTGATGACGATGATGTTTACAGGGATAGTGAGGAAGACAGTGGTGAAGATTGGAATGATTAA